A single genomic interval of Peromyscus leucopus breed LL Stock chromosome 7, UCI_PerLeu_2.1, whole genome shotgun sequence harbors:
- the Nkx1-1 gene encoding NK1 transcription factor-related protein 1: protein MSTSGPAAPGDVPALPPPGPASGPAPPAPAATARDAMDGRAELPIFPRAGVPPLAASDTAPAVPEGAGAARPAAPPRPTSFSVLDILDPNKFNSRRRRCVLLGPVVPATCAPCAPAAACVPVPAASGRSPRAELERRTLSVAAGVAAAAGAEPTSAGDSYRADEAEANGYSSGSGRSPTADSEDEAPEDEDEDEAPEVQDAHGTEEVRGGSGGLGARGSGCPGAAEVEASPVDEAAAPGPRGNSPAAPGPPATATGAGGAGSTPQGAAVATKPKRKRTGSDSKSGKPRRARTAFTYEQLVALENKFKATRYLSVCERLNLALSLSLTETQVKIWFQNRRTKWKKQNPGADTSAPTGGGGGPGPGAGPGAGLPGGLSPLSPSPPMGAPLALHGPAGYPAHSPGGLVCAAQLPFLSSPAVLSPFVLGSQTYGAPAFYAPHL from the exons ATGAGTACCAGCGGCCCGGCGGCACCTGGGGACGTCCCCGCGCTGCCGCCGCCCGGGCCCGCCTCGGGGCCCGCCCCGCCCGCTCCTGCGGCTACTGCTCGGGACGCTATGGACGGACGTGCTGAGCTGCCCATCTTCCCCCGGGCCGGAGTCCCACCGCTCGCGGCCAGCGACACGGCGCCCGCGGTGCCAGAGGGGGCTGGAGCGGCCCGGCCCGCCGCGCCCCCGCGCCCCACCTCCTTCTCAGTGTTGGACATCTTAGATCCCAACAAGTTCAACAGCAGGAGACGCCGGTGCGTGCTACTGGGCCCTGTGGTGCCCGCTACGTGTGCCCCATGCGCCCCGGCGGCCGCGTGCGTCCCGGTCCCCGCCGCCTCCGGACGCTCGCCGCGCGCAGAGCTGGAACGCCGAACCCTTTCCGTCGCCGCGGGAGTTGCAGCGGCTGCGGGAGCGGAGCCTACAA GTGCTGGAGACTCTTACAGGGCGGACGAGGCCGAGGCCAACGGCTacagcagcggcagcggccgCAGCCCGACCGCGGACAGCGAGGATGAAGCGCCCGAGGACGAGGACGAGGACGAGGCGCCCGAGGTGCAGGATGCTCACGGCACGGAGGAGGTGCGGGGAGGCAGCGGCGGCCTCGGGGCCCGCGGGTCGGGCTGCCCCGGAGCGGCCGAGGTCGAGGCTTCCCCCGTGGATGAGGCCGCAGCCCCAGGCCCCCGTGGGAACTCGCCCGCAGCCCCGGGCCCGCCTGCAACAGCTACGGGAGCGGGGGGCGCGGGGAGCACCCCGCAGGGCGCGGCCGTGGCCACCAAGCCCAAGCGGAAGCGCACGGGCTCCGACTCCAAGTCCGGGAAGCCGCGGCGCGCGCGCACCGCCTTCACCTACGAGCAGCTCGTGGCGCTGGAGAACAAGTTTAAGGCCACTCGCTACCTGTCGGTGTGCGAGCGCCTCAACCTGGCGCTGTCGCTGAGCCTCACCGAGACGCAGGTGAAGATCTGGTTCCAGAACCGCCGAACCAAGTGGAAGAAGCAAAACCCAGGCGCCGACACGAGCGCGCCgaccggcggcggcgggggcccCGGCCCAGGAGCAGGGCCCGGCGCGGGACTGCCCGGCGGCCTCAGTCCGCTCAGCCCCTCGCCGCCCATGGGCGCGCCGCTCGCCTTGCACGGCCCGGCCGGGTACCCGGCGCACAGTCCGGGAGGGCTGGTGTGCGCCGCGCAGCTGCCCTTCCTGTCCAGCCCCGCGGTGCTCTCGCCCTTCGTGCTGGGCTCGCAGACGTACGGCGCGCCCGCCTTTTATGCGCCCCACCTCTGA